The segment ATGGAATGTTGCAGTGTCATCCTTACCCAAACGAGTATGTAGATAAATCCAAGCTGTTCCCACATTGTTCTTTCTTCATGGGCTTGCAAAGGAAAGAGGGAGTGAGTGGTCAAGAAGGTCAACAATTTGACATACGTGGAACAGTTGATGAGTTCAGACAAGAGATAAGCATGTACATGTATTGGAAACCAGGAATGGATATTTATGTTTCTCATGTTCGTAGAAGGCAGCTCCCTGCCTTTGTTTTCCCTGATGGATATAGACGGCCTCGAACATTGAGGCATCCGAACCGGCATACTGAAAAAGCTTGTGAAGATGTCACAAGGTCACAATCTGGTTCTGCAGAAAGACGAATTAAGAGAAAACATGATGACGAGGCAGTAGATGAAAAACTGAGCAAACCTAGAGACTGTAGTACAAGCAATTTTGGAGGAACATCTCATATTAGCATTGGTCAAGAAGCTAAACTAGAGTACCTAAGAACTGGGGATGTTGATAGCAATTCTGATAGGCTGTTAGACCGAGAAAAAAGATACGAGGAGATTACCATTCAACAGGCTAGAACTGATGGTCAGGGGTCCCTCACCACATGTGGGCTGACTTCTTTACATGTAGATAATTTGTCAATAGTTAGAAATGTAGGATCACAGGAACAGTGAGTGAACTCAGCTGTGTAAAGTCAGCTAAACAGATGGGTGAACCTGTTAGACAGCAGTTGCTTTCTCCATCTGAAGTTCCTGATTCTGAAACAAGGGTAATATACAGGCCTGGCTTGAATGGGATAACGGGGAATTTTGCATCAGCTTACATGGAAAATGAAGAGATTGGATCTTTTATGAGAATTTTAAACTGGAAAAGTGGTGATGTTGGGGTTGATCAAGAGGTGGTCAAACCATGTGATCAAACAGCAGTAGTTGAAACTGCTGAATGCGTATGTCGGTCTAGTTCCAATGTGCAGAACCTCAATTGCAGGGTGAGTTTCTTTGTTTGATGTGTTTGGGTTAAAAAGATTGTAGCACAAGGCTGTGAGAACAAGGAACGTTCTGGAGATAGCGAGTCAGGGATCAATGCAGGCTGCTGTAATGCAGTAGAGATTTGGATTCACTTCTGGAAAATGGACATCTGAATTCTGGTGTTGTTTTCCTAAACAGCTTGTCTGAAGGACTAAAGGTTTTGAATTCAACTTCTGAACATAAATTACTTAATTTATCATCTACCTCATAGTAGCTGGTTTTCCTACTGTTTTGTTTTCTATTTAGGATGCCTTTTTTTGTTCCGTGTCTTTGTAGTTCAGACATTGTGACTGTCAATCCTGGTTTTTGTACTTTAATCTTGAGTAACGAGGTTTTGAGCACCTAAATGATATTAACTTGATGTTTAATGGTGCAGGAACAAAATATCAGATGACTTCAAGGATCTtatttctaattatttttctctagGAATTCTTTCAGCTACTTCATTTATTCATTGAAATTTTGTCTAGTTGTCTCTTCCTAAGCTTTTTATCATGTTAATTCTTTGCCCAGTCAATCTCCTAACTGGTGCATATGTGGTGGCAGGTCCTGCACCACCATCATACGTGCTGTGTTTCCAGTAATTGTGCTTTAGACACTGACTCTGTTTTGTGTCTAAGACTCAGCTACTTTACCCTCTCTCTTTTTTGACTGTTCTTGTGGACGTAACTGCCCATTTGTACTTCCACTTTGTTGTACACGCAGATGTTGCAGTTACGAAGGTTGCAAATTCTCAAGATGGAGCTAGGTCAGAAACTTTGTAGAAGCCAGTAATGAGGCATGTGTTTTTGGAACTCCTTCTTTGTTAATGCAACTTGTCACGTCTttatgccgatttcttctttttgattttttgttaatGTGAAACAGGCTGAGTTTGAAGTCAATGTCACAATGTACTGTGGATGGTGCATTGGGAGAATCTTTGTTTCCAAAGGATTAAAGCCAGCGTCTTGTAAGTGTTACTCTATTTGCTGGCTTACATTCTGGATTTACAGGTACACTGTAGTGGCAGCATAATTGGCCATACGGATCCATTCTTTGGCTGTTCTGTTTAGGCGTAACGTGCTGTGTGGATTTAGTTTGGAGGAGCAAAGAAACTTTACGAAAGCTGGTGTTTTGAAGACTCGACTACATCTCATTTTTGCATCACTTGAGCGCTGTGGCACACTAGCCTCTATTTATTGAACAAATCATTCATATTCCATCAAGAAATTGTAAATCGAATAGGAGTGTTGCTTGTATCATTTAGATAAATTTTTGGTAGACTTATGTAGTCCATTGTATACTTGTAATACAGTTTCATCAATGTTCTCTAATTAACTTTAGTCTCTCCTTCTCATTGTATACTTTATTACCTGTTCTGATGGTAAGAATTCCGAAGTGTATTTTCACTTCTCAGTTGTGAAATAAAATGTTGGCAGAATCATTTGATCTGTCTAAACCTTTAAAAATTCAGTCATGTTTTTAAATAGTTTATTACTAGTATTTTGAGCTAGATCCTTAGATATTCAAATTCGTAATGGAAGATTGATTGAAAAGAAGGAAAATTTATGATGGCCAAAATCATGTTCAGCTAGACTACAACTAACCTAAGCTAATGATACATTCTGCATACATACACTGATCCCATGTTAATGTAGAAATAAACAAGCAAAGCCCCTCCACTCATGGGATTCCTTTTGACATGGGTGCCCATGTCCCTTTTTGTACCGTCAATCAGACATTGTAAATCATGCTGTCATCTTCGTTGGATACCTTCTTACTGTTCTTGTAAGTGGAAAGGTAAGTGGCAGTGCCAAGAAGTGGAGCTACATCAATGTCGCTAACCTTTTTTTTGGCTCCTTTACCATCCTCCGGACAACAGCTACGAAGGACATGCAAAACTTCTTTCATGGAAGGCCTGGTAGAAGGAGATGCACGCGTACACACAATTCCTACCTTGTATACCATTTTAATTTCTTCCAAATAAGGTGATTCTCTTATCTCTGGATCAAGTATTTCAACTACTGGCTTATCTTCTGAGAAGTGCTGCCACGCCCATTGTACTAAGCTCATATTATGATCCATGCTATTGGCTTCTCTTCCTGTCACCAATTCCAGGAGTACTACGCCAAAGCTGTAAACATCTATCTTTGCATTCACTTTTGTTGTATATGCGTGCTCTGTTATTCAAATGGCATTTTGTGTTAAAACAGGATTCCACTTTTTCTGATTCAAGGAGGATTATCAATCAAGTTAGAGGATATTTACCTGGGGCGAGGTAACCGAAAGATCCTGCAACTACAGACATTGTGTGAGAACTTGCATGCCTAGTTAGCATCTTAGCAAGTCCAAAATCTGCAATTTTTGCCTTGAATTCGGAGTCTAATAAGATATTGCTCGACTTCACATCGCGATGAATGATGGGTGTTGGGCACTCATGGTGCATGTAGCATAGCCCCTGAGCAGCTCCAACAGCAATTTGCAACCTTGTTGGCCAATCCAAAACTGAACCCATCCTTGACATTGATGATCTCTTATTCCCATGAAGCCATTTATCAAGGCTCTGATTTTCCATGTACTCGTAAACCAGAAGCTTTGAATCTTCACTGGAAATGCAACACAACAACTTCACTATGTTGGAATGGCGAATGCTGCCCAGTATTTCAACTTCTGCTAAAAACTCTTTCTCAAGCTTGTAATCTAGTTTCTTACAATTCCAGATTTTCTTCACAGCAACATATTCATTAGAACGGTTAACAACAATTCGATAAACCTTCCCCGATCCACCGCTTCCGATGAGATTGTTATCTGTCAAATTGGCCAGTATGTTTCCTTCGGTGAAATCCAATCTCTGGAACGAAGTCAACTTCCATGTTGCTAGATTCTGTCTGCGCTTTTTCCTCCTGTAGTCTCGAACTATGAAGAAGCTCAACACAAGGATAGCTATGGAAACAAGGACGGAAATTGTTAGAATGATGGCAAGATATCTAGAGGAAAACCTCTTGCTATCACTGTGTTCGGAACTGCAATCCGGAAGTTTTATGATCGAATTATCTGCGCATAGACCAGCATTGTTcagaaaactgttattatatgcaaGGTTATCTAACTGACTCGGGATCCTGCCGACAAGTTGATTAGATGACAAGTTGAGTGAAGTTAGCCTCATGTCGCCAACGCCAGGAGGAATTCCACCAGAGAATTGGTTTTCTGATAAATCCAAGTTAAGCAGATTAGGTAAGGAACCAATCGCAGCAGGGATTTCACCAGAAAGCTTGTTGTTAGAGACATCTAATGTAGTCAACGATCTCCATGAAATTATTTCAGATGGTAATTCACCAGAAAAATCATTACCGTCGAGAAGCAGAGTTGTAAGGTCAGAAAGATACGTTATCTCCTTTGCCATTTTGCCTGAAAACAAATTGTTGCTCGCCTGAAAAACGACCAAATTTGTCCATGTTGCAATGGTGACCGGAATTTCACCGGAGAACTTGTTGTCACTAATTTCCACCCTCGACAGATTCCATGCAAGTTGACTTGGTAGTTTGCCCGAAAAAGAATTGTTGCTTAACATCAAGGACGACAAATTGAAGGTTGTCCATATACCTTGAGGGATCTCGCCTGAGAAATTGTTGTTTTGAAGCTGAAATGTGCGTAAAGTGGGGCAATTTCCAAGCGACTTAGGTACTTGCCCACTGAGCTGATTTGTATGAGCAACCACTCCTTGCAGAACACCTCCAGCACATAAATTTTCAGGCAGTTGACCACTGAACTGATTCTCTGACACCTCGAACCCTTCGAGCTTCGAATGAAGGCCGAACTCCGGTGGGAAAATACCAGTCAAATTGTTGTGAAAAACACGGAAATCTCTCAGTGCAGGAAGAAGACCAATGCTTGTTGGCAACTCTCCCGTTAACCTGTTCGAGAACAGGCTTAAAAAGTCCAGATATTGTAACTTCCCAAAATCCTCTGGAATGGAGCCAGTCAAAGTGTTCATCGAAAGAtcaatttcttttaaattcaACGCTTCAACGGGTTTGGGTATCTCACCAGACAGCTTATTCTTGAAGAGATAAACATGCGTTAGATTCTTCAACGAAAACAGCCTACTAGGAATTGGACCTTCCAAGTTGTTTCTAGCTAAGTCCAAGTGCTGCAGATTGGTAAGGTTGTTGAAAGATTTAGGGATTTCGCCTATCAAATTGGTGAATGTCATCCACAAAAAGGACAACTTCGTTAACTGACCAAATTCCTGAGGTATCTTCATGGGGATAAAGTCATTATAAGCCAAACCCAAAACCTCGAGATTGGATAAGTTTCCAATTTCCTTCGGAAATGTCCCGTTGAACTGGGTTTGGTACATGTACAAGGTTTGCAACTCTGGTAGTCTTCCAATACTTGCTGGAATATTACCAGAGAAATTATTAGCACCAACATCCAAGTAAACCAGAGCTGACAACCGGTCAATCTCGTCAGGAATTGGACCAACAAAATAATTTTGAGAGAGGTCTAAGGTCTGGAGCTTTGAACAATTGTAAAGAGCTGGGAACTCTCCAGGGATGTAATTGAAAGCAAGGTCAAGGAGAGTGAGGTTTTTAAGGTCGCATATTGTTGAAGGAATCGGTGTGGTAATGTTCTTGTCATGGAGATGAACTTCAGTGACAGAATTGGCGGTGCAGTTGATCTCCGGCCAATCGCACGGTGAGGAAGATGAGTTCCAGGATTGAAGGAATGGTGGATTGCCCAGTCGCTGTTTAAAGTTGAGAAGAACATCTCGTTCGGCATTTATGTCTTGGGAGATTACTTTGAAGGGTGTAGAGATGAAAAGAAGGAAGAGAAAGGATAAGCTTAGTTCAGACATGTTTCAACACAGCCTGTTTCTAAGTTTTGTATAAGAACGAAACAGACTTCGACTTTGGCAGGAGGAGGATTTGGGATATTCATTGGTTTCTATGATTATAAGGAAGCCAATTTACaaccaaaaaaaataaataaataaaaataagttagCCTTTTTTTGTTGGTTTCTGTGTGTTTTTTACTTACATTTCATTGGTTTGACATGGATTCTTTTTAATTTGGGTTgacttaaaaattatattatgaaatcaCTGTATTTtgcttattttattaaaaatataaataaattaattttacatgttaaattatagtaaataaattattttattaaaatttttatgttaaaaattgatttttatatattatatgtagttgtttttaattatttaatcaattattacagtttttaacaataaaattgaatgaaatttttttacagatcaaattacttataaatttaacataaaaataatttctctatttttattaaaatagacagaatataattaaatcctaacgaaaatacttttattttggattatattatttagttataaattaaattttgttgtaCTTTAAAACATGGTCGGACTTACTGTAATCATATTTTTTAAGTTATTGTATTGATtgattttaaaatgaataaaagttttaaaattttattataaaataagtaataaaaatttaagtcACAATCAAACTTAATAGTGCTACCCAATAGTGTTTACCAATTAATCAAATAACACTATTggtattaataaataaataagctaaattaagACAAATGAGTCTGCTTTGGATAATATACTAAATAAACTCTACACATTTTCATTTCATATAAATAACTCCTTATATCTTTATTACACAAAAAGCTCTTGAAACTTTAGTCAATACCCAAATAAGTCATTAAACATTAAGAAAAACTCTTAAACTTTAATTAGTGCCCAAATAAGTCCTTAACCTTTTACTTATATCCAACTGAATTATTACTATGTGACAGTAAACTATTATCTCATAtattgtattttaaaaatatttaatatctaatattattaaaaatctcATGTTAGCATACATGGTTTAATTTAGAAatgaataattttttaaaaaatgatcaATTCTCTTTTACTAacgtaataaattaatttaatttttttatagatgGAAAAAAATACGATCCAACCCCTACCAAAAGGGGGCTCTATGGAAATTTTACCGAATGAGGATTTTTCTTCGTGTGTGTGAAGAATATTGGCAAATAGTCAACCAAGGTGTGCTGCTTTACTTGAGCCGAGGCCCGCTTGGCAGCATCGTTAGTTGGCTATGGGCAATCAGAAGGACATTTTTACAATGTTGACCTTTATCTTTTTGGAACAATCTCTGCCTTTTATTCTTTtagcatattatttattttaaaattaacagttttaattttatataatagattaataaaaatatagtcTATTATTGTAATTAATATgataaattaaaataagtaatcatcaaaaataaatataatattttatttattattttataattttgtaacatattatataaattcaaataaaaatattaatgcgATAAAATATCATTATTGATCATTTTCTATTTTAATCTTATTCTGTCTTATCATTGAATCTAAACATATATCTCATTATTAAATTTTATCTcactattataatatataattttatcacTTTAGTCATTAATTTCATTATcactattaatttaattttactaaatttaattgaaatggaACATGAAAGTTTTTTCTTTCAAGTTTATTggtaaaaagattaaaaaaaaagcaTATGGTTACATTTACATTACTGCTTTCAACACGTTGATGTTTCTCtataattgaaattaataaaTTCGAAATAAGATAAATTGgatttattaaattcaaatataattagaattttaaaattgagATTTAAGACTCTAATAATGAGCGATCAAATATCTTTAAAAATtaaactttatttattattttatattattatcttatCGACTTTGactgaattaaattaattaattaattaattgaattaaattaattaatttaattttaatcgaAATTTAATAAACTTAATTCATAACCATAGAGGAAAATTGAGTTCCTGGCACAATAACAACTCAAGCCAAAAGCTTCGGGCCAGCTTAAGCTGAAGCTTCAGTCAATCACAAGATTTTCAAGTCGGTCAATAAATAAGGACGTCAGCGTTGATGCAAGTGCAACACGGGTGTTccatgaacaaaaaaaaagaaaaacaaaaaggaaaaagcGTTGATTGTTTTAACACAAAACAGTGGATAAAGTTGTTCCAAGTACCCATACTTTTTATTacatgaatttattatttaacttttatatttttataattcttttTCTCATGTGGCCCAAAAGGAATTATTTTTCTCATAacattttgaattaaataattatttaacttttaaaatttaaatctaggttatttttattttaaccatttaaacctttttattaatatgattatcgttattaaagaaattaattaaaaagtcacTCAACCATTAAATTTATCTCTTTCttctaattaaaaattataattactaCTTCTCATTTAAAGATATTATTGCTGGAGAGTTCAAAAGTAAAAAACATATCAAAAATCAGGCTATATCGATTATGAGATTAAAAAATAAGAGTACAAAAATCTAAAGCTTTGGAGTAACATTTGAAGAGGAGGCCTTGAGCTTCATTTTAATGGTTTTGGATTAATAATTTAATGCCGAAGAAGATATTGAACAATCCCAACAACAATTGTGAGAAGTGACAATTGTGGGTAAGgagaagaagagagaaagaaaacatgaaaaataGGAAAAAGAAGAAGCGTCCTCGGTATTGTTAATTAACAAGATAATGTTCATAACAATGATTTAACGCGAAAAATAATGATATCTTTAAGAGAAATAGAAATCTAAATTTTAGGattaaaagagaaaagaattgtagcattcaattaaattcaattgagtattgaatttaatcaaatttttaatataaagattaaactaataaaaataaaaatggtttaatTTTAAAATCACTTAAAAAACGAAAAACAGTTTACCCTCGTAAAAAAAAAACCCGAAAGGAATAGTATACCCAAAATTATAGAGTGTACAAAAACATGACAGAGAAGTAATGAGATTCGTATATATTTCTTACACCTAATTAATTTCTTGTTtgaaaagcataaaaataatgaaCAGTTAGTTGACTGTTCAATCGGCTATGTTTTTCGGTCAAACTATTGAATATATCTACCTTTTGATTTAACAATACTTTTTTAAGTTCATTTCGCACACTTTCatctagaaaagaaaaaaaagattacGATAATGATTGGACGACTGttcctttgaaaattttgaaaataattttcatatTATCTAACCTTCTAGAATTTctaatatttcatattttagataagtttttaattttaaaaaagttaatttCATAAGTAAATATTAagcaaaaattaataaaaactgAACAAATAAATTAACCAAAGAAAGGGTAGTTATTTATACAGTATCAATTGAATAAAAAACTCCATAAACATGTTTAAAATAATGTTGTCATgtgtaataatttatatttataatagcaTCCTAAATCtacttataaaatattttatattttactgGTATAAAATAATTACCAGAAAAAGCacataactaaataaaataaatgattcaCTTATAACAACTTAAAATTTAAGTTATTTTGTCGATTGAATATTAATTTGATTGGCATTAATATTGTTGTTAATGTAAGATGATATAAGTTTAAGTATGCTGAAAcacattatcttcctatttatgagttgagaGGGACTATGAGTAGTTTTAGGCACCGTGTTAAAAAAATCACATATGATTAAaacttataatgagattgttaaaaaaaaaaaacataagtgATTTTGCATCATTCTATAACTTTTTatacgattaatattttaacaatccaactattatatttcatgtttaatttTATGTGGATCATGCATGCCAAATTTAGTATAAATTAAAACTTtgaactatttattttatgtaaaatatttcaaCCATatcaaatcaatttaaaatttatatgcataacaagtataaatatattaataaatttaacagttataaaaaattatatataaaaccaTGAATCCATTGCCTTAAATAAATTCATTATTAAGTTGAATATATCCACATTGTTACGAAAGGAACTttcttatattattaattttgtaaaatattattactaaaataaaaatatgatatcGTGATTAAGTTACACACGTGTATGCGATTTTAGAATAACTTGGAAGCAACTTTCATTGAGCTCAACTTGCTGAAGCTCATCCATCAACTTATATTcttttacataaatatatatatatatatatatagatatatttaaaaaataattaagtggatGGCTTAGAAAAAGCCGAAAGAGTTTCTAGATAGAGAGAAAAATGTAGCACttaaattaaatatgaaaatgaatATTTAACTAATCGGCTTGAAGAACCTGGCAATTAACATTTAAACAATTGATTTGGTATTTTGTCGCTAACATGACCATTTATTAAAGCTATCTTTACAATTCCCTTGCCGTTTGTTTTTATCTAAATCTATATATTACCATTTGTATGTTTATCAAATAAATTTGGATTTTTTATTTTGTCAACACTGGAACCAGGcgaagttaaaaaaaaattttggttggaaattaaattgtaattttataatagtaaaaatataattttattattttaataatttatattttataatttttaaaagattaaatcaaatttttatcatttttagggggtcaaagtgtaattttacctttattaatttaaacttttaaaaattttgaagggtgaaataaatttttttctattttaaaggTACTGAGGTCCCTGCTAGCCCTCCTAGCTAGACTCTTGATCTCATTATAGGTTTCTAtcatatctgtttttttttttttatacattACCTAGAACCATCTATACTTATAGCCCCTCCTCAACctttaaataggagaataatgcgTTTCAACACATTTAAACTTACGTTCTCctacattgacaacaataccGATATCAATCAAATTATGACTCAATCCACTTTTTTAGTTAAGCTATAATAAGTCTACACAATATccaatacatataaatatataatctattttcaatatatatgTAATAACTTTAACTATCGGTTGTCTATAAGGTTTGATTTTATATGTATGTCGAAAATTTTATAtagataaaatatattttttaaatatagtaTTATTATTCTTGATAACAGAGACATATAAGATcatcataaaatttatataatatgaagtactaatatattaaaatttatataaaatataatgattttaATATGGTTATGATAGTAAAAAGTACAAATTTTGAGAAATTAAGTAAGCATCAATCTTTTAGTTACGAGTAAAAAGTAGAATAATAGTGGTATTGGGTTAAAACATCGATCTAGTAAAGGGTTTTGAAAAGGAGAAATGGATCCAATTTCTAAATGTTAGGTGACCTGATTTAATTGCTCTTGCATTTTCGTTTACATTTCTATCAAATTGCAACTGCTATGACCAGTTTTGCTAGAAAGTATATTACGAAGTTTAGAAAGTTATGAAAGAGAACCTGGAATTCTATAGAGCTACCAATCCCCACCATTttccaattttattattttcctttGTTGAACAAGTTGATCCCTTTACATTGTGCGGTTGCTAAGTGAGCAGAATGTAATTAAAATCTACAACTTAATAtgactttaaaaaaataaataaagtattgGAAGTGTCTCTCTAACAAATTTATTCCCACAAGGTTTGCACCACAATGAAGAAAAAATTGACCAAGTCAACCACCACAAATGGCTCGTATAAGCCAAAGCCTTTGGCTGTTAACATGTTACCTGGTGCATGAGTATCCAAATGAAAGCATAGCCAAGTATGAACTCGTTGATTTAAACACCCTTTTATCATGATGCCTTTCTTCATTTCCTTACTTTCAGGCGGCGATGGCTTTAAGTAAATTGAAAGTTAAGCTGTAAGGATAATAGTCAAATATTTGGATCATATTGCTTACTTGGGTTTTAATCAACACAGAAACAAATGCCAGATTAGCGGCCGCTGTAAATATTCTTTGGAATCTTGTGTGCTAATTCTATGCCAACTCTTATTCCAGTTAAAGATCCATTAATTACATGTTCATACTATACCCTCTTTTCAGAAAATGGAAATCCTAACTTTGCATTGATTCTTTGCTTGCCTTTTTATATTTATGTGAAACTTTGCAAGGATACTAGAATATACACACTGTTTGATACATCAAAACAACATGGGTGGGTTAAAAATacagtttttatttatttataaaaatagtaaaataatgatACATCCGTTACATATTGTTTTGTATTTTACATTTGGGTGTTTTTATAATTGTTGAATTGATTTAACTCAAATTAGTATAGATTAACCAAGATCATGATTGCCTTTCTAGATTTTGACATGATGAAGCATAAAAACTTGTAGAAATTTGTGTTATGAAGTACATGTATGGGGGAGCCATTAAAACTTTAGGCTTTGTTTGTTGGTTCCAAATTGCTTGCTTAGCTACTGGAAGGCCGAAATTTGATTGTTGGGGCTCATATGACAAGAGGGAACCACGAGTTGCAGGTAGTTAGTAGTACCTCTCTCAAGGGCTTGGCCTCGTGAGAATAACCTTCGCAACCACAAATTTAATGCCTCCAATCGATTCAATGGGATCGTTGCTAAAAAAAGAGGGGGGCGGAATAAGTAAATCCCAGTGCATTTTGGAGAACAATAATAAGGAAAAATATGGGAGTAAATGTGGATAAACACTACTGATTCAATAGAATGAATAAGTTCAAAAACACTTCTAATTATCCATATTAAAAAGGGGCAGCAATGCAGATACATAAGTTCGGAATTTGATGCTAATAGGGGCAAAATGGCAACGGCTAAGCCACAAATTCATTTGTATTCAAATGATGGCACCGGAGGAGCATCAAAGCTCTCCAAAACCTCAGTTTTACTTCCACTGCCTGTAGCTGATTCCTGCTTCTTTCCACCACCAAAAAGTCCTCCAAACCATGAAAATGAAGAATCCGATGAGGAACCAGATGATGTTGACGATGACGAAGGTGAGGCCTGTCTCAAGCTGTCAATTGATACTGGGGCTTGGTTTGGCAATTGCCCCATTGGGTATCCAGGCATTCCAGCTACATTTGGTGCTGGCTCTTCTATCATGATAGGCATTTGTGGTTGACTGAGAAATTTATTCAACATGATTCCAGCTCCTTCAATCAATGCAAGCAAAACCCCACCAAACACTGCTGATCTGGAAGCTGCACCAAGTCCTTGACGCATTGAAAGAAACCCTCCGGTGGCAGCACCAGCTA is part of the Gossypium arboreum isolate Shixiya-1 chromosome 5, ASM2569848v2, whole genome shotgun sequence genome and harbors:
- the LOC108469848 gene encoding mitochondrial import inner membrane translocase subunit TIM17-2-like isoform X2 encodes the protein MGAVGGAAFHFLKGTYNSPSGARLMGGTQAVRMNAPRVGGSFAVWGGLFSTFDCTMVYLRQKEDPWNSIIAGAATGGFLSMRQGLGAASRSAVFGGVLLALIEGAGIMLNKFLSQPQMPIMIEEPAPNVAGMPGYPMGQLPNQAPVSIDSLRQASPSSSSTSSGSSSDSSFSWFGGLFGGGKKQESATGSGSKTEVLESFDAPPVPSFEYK
- the LOC108454024 gene encoding receptor-like protein kinase HSL1 encodes the protein MSELSLSFLFLLFISTPFKVISQDINAERDVLLNFKQRLGNPPFLQSWNSSSSPCDWPEINCTANSVTEVHLHDKNITTPIPSTICDLKNLTLLDLAFNYIPGEFPALYNCSKLQTLDLSQNYFVGPIPDEIDRLSALVYLDVGANNFSGNIPASIGRLPELQTLYMYQTQFNGTFPKEIGNLSNLEVLGLAYNDFIPMKIPQEFGQLTKLSFLWMTFTNLIGEIPKSFNNLTNLQHLDLARNNLEGPIPSRLFSLKNLTHVYLFKNKLSGEIPKPVEALNLKEIDLSMNTLTGSIPEDFGKLQYLDFLSLFSNRLTGELPTSIGLLPALRDFRVFHNNLTGIFPPEFGLHSKLEGFEVSENQFSGQLPENLCAGGVLQGVVAHTNQLSGQVPKSLGNCPTLRTFQLQNNNFSGEIPQGIWTTFNLSSLMLSNNSFSGKLPSQLAWNLSRVEISDNKFSGEIPVTIATWTNLVVFQASNNLFSGKMAKEITYLSDLTTLLLDGNDFSGELPSEIISWRSLTTLDVSNNKLSGEIPAAIGSLPNLLNLDLSENQFSGGIPPGVGDMRLTSLNLSSNQLVGRIPSQLDNLAYNNSFLNNAGLCADNSIIKLPDCSSEHSDSKRFSSRYLAIILTISVLVSIAILVLSFFIVRDYRRKKRRQNLATWKLTSFQRLDFTEGNILANLTDNNLIGSGGSGKVYRIVVNRSNEYVAVKKIWNCKKLDYKLEKEFLAEVEILGSIRHSNIVKLLCCISSEDSKLLVYEYMENQSLDKWLHGNKRSSMSRMGSVLDWPTRLQIAVGAAQGLCYMHHECPTPIIHRDVKSSNILLDSEFKAKIADFGLAKMLTRHASSHTMSVVAGSFGYLAPEHAYTTKVNAKIDVYSFGVVLLELVTGREANSMDHNMSLVQWAWQHFSEDKPVVEILDPEIRESPYLEEIKMVYKVGIVCTRASPSTRPSMKEVLHVLRSCCPEDGKGAKKKVSDIDVAPLLGTATYLSTYKNSKKVSNEDDSMIYNV
- the LOC108469848 gene encoding mitochondrial import inner membrane translocase subunit TIM17-2-like isoform X1, whose protein sequence is MGTPETSREPCPDRILDDIGGAFGMGAVGGAAFHFLKGTYNSPSGARLMGGTQAVRMNAPRVGGSFAVWGGLFSTFDCTMVYLRQKEDPWNSIIAGAATGGFLSMRQGLGAASRSAVFGGVLLALIEGAGIMLNKFLSQPQMPIMIEEPAPNVAGMPGYPMGQLPNQAPVSIDSLRQASPSSSSTSSGSSSDSSFSWFGGLFGGGKKQESATGSGSKTEVLESFDAPPVPSFEYK